A genomic stretch from Streptomyces sp. QL37 includes:
- a CDS encoding class I SAM-dependent methyltransferase, giving the protein MPAQTGPGTAPGAGVDAGVDAGRWPDVASPPRASGVRTAVAERLVRHALARLPLRVRIAGTGSTGLGGPLMEIREPDAFFRRIGASGLIGFGESYMAGEWDSPDLVGVLTVLAGNVAGLVPAPLQKLRRVWALRQPPAQANTPEGARDNISHHYDLSNDLFALFLDDTLTYSAAFFRGFPAEQDLLSAAQHRKIDRLLDLAGVRDGTELLEIGTGWGELAVRAAARGARVTTLTLSREQQELARGRIREAGHRDRVDVRLSDYRDVTGEYDAVVSVEMIEAVGEEFWPEYFRTLDRCLAPGGKIALQAITMPDDRMLASRSTYTWIQKYIFPGGLLPSTEAMERVTAGHTSLRTVRRDGFGSHYAETLRLWRERFTERAAQVDALGFDATFRRMWTFYLAYSEAGFRSGYLDVQQILLTREDTA; this is encoded by the coding sequence ATCCCGGCTCAGACCGGCCCCGGCACCGCCCCCGGTGCCGGAGTCGATGCCGGAGTCGATGCCGGGCGCTGGCCCGACGTGGCCTCCCCGCCACGGGCCTCCGGGGTGAGGACCGCCGTGGCGGAGCGGCTGGTACGCCACGCGCTCGCCCGGCTCCCGCTGCGCGTCCGGATCGCCGGCACCGGCAGTACCGGGCTGGGCGGGCCCCTCATGGAGATCCGCGAACCCGACGCCTTCTTCCGGCGGATCGGAGCGAGCGGACTCATCGGCTTCGGCGAGTCCTACATGGCGGGCGAGTGGGACTCTCCCGACCTCGTCGGCGTCCTCACGGTCCTCGCGGGGAACGTGGCCGGCCTCGTACCGGCGCCCCTGCAGAAGCTGCGGAGGGTGTGGGCCCTACGGCAGCCCCCCGCCCAGGCCAACACCCCCGAGGGGGCCCGCGACAACATCAGCCACCACTACGACTTGTCGAACGACCTCTTCGCCCTCTTCCTCGACGACACACTCACGTACTCCGCCGCCTTCTTCCGCGGATTCCCCGCCGAGCAGGATCTGCTGTCCGCCGCCCAGCACCGCAAGATCGACCGGCTGCTGGACCTGGCCGGCGTGCGCGACGGGACCGAACTGCTGGAGATCGGCACCGGCTGGGGCGAACTCGCCGTACGGGCGGCCGCGCGAGGAGCCCGGGTCACCACGCTCACCCTCTCCCGGGAACAGCAGGAGCTGGCCCGGGGCCGCATCAGGGAAGCGGGCCACCGGGACCGGGTCGACGTACGGCTCAGCGACTACCGGGACGTCACCGGCGAGTACGACGCGGTCGTCAGCGTCGAGATGATCGAGGCGGTCGGGGAGGAGTTCTGGCCGGAGTACTTCCGGACCCTGGACCGCTGCCTGGCCCCCGGCGGGAAGATCGCGCTCCAGGCGATCACGATGCCGGACGACCGGATGCTGGCCAGCCGCAGCACCTACACCTGGATCCAGAAGTACATCTTCCCCGGCGGACTGCTGCCCTCCACCGAGGCGATGGAGCGCGTCACCGCCGGCCACACCTCCCTGCGGACGGTGCGGCGCGACGGCTTCGGCTCCCACTACGCCGAGACCCTGAGGCTGTGGCGGGAACGCTTCACGGAACGGGCCGCGCAGGTCGACGCGCTCGGCTTCGACGCGACCTTCCGCCGTATGTGGACCTTCTACCTCGCCTACTCCGAGGCCGGCTTCCGGTCCGGCTATCTCGACGTGCAGCAGATTCTCCTGACCCGTGAGGACACCGCGTGA
- a CDS encoding sigma-70 family RNA polymerase sigma factor, which produces MREAVHISGVPSSGPGLQELIGQVARGDQAAFAQVYDQVSGPVLGLVRSVLRDPAQSEEVAQEVLVEVWRTAPRYQATRGSAMNWVLTLAHHRAVDRVRSAEATAAREHKAALLDRTPEFDEVSEQVESRLEREQVRRCMRTLSELQRESVTLAYYRGLTYREVGELLSVPLGTVKTRLRDGLIRLRDCLGVNA; this is translated from the coding sequence GTGAGAGAAGCCGTACACATCAGTGGGGTCCCCTCGTCGGGCCCCGGCCTGCAGGAACTGATCGGCCAGGTCGCCCGTGGCGACCAGGCCGCATTCGCCCAGGTGTACGACCAGGTCAGCGGGCCGGTCCTCGGCCTGGTGCGGAGCGTGCTCCGCGACCCGGCCCAGTCGGAGGAGGTGGCCCAGGAGGTCCTGGTCGAGGTGTGGCGCACCGCCCCCCGCTACCAGGCGACCCGCGGCAGCGCCATGAACTGGGTGCTGACACTCGCCCACCACCGCGCGGTGGACCGGGTGAGATCGGCCGAGGCGACCGCGGCACGGGAGCACAAGGCGGCGCTGCTCGACCGCACCCCGGAGTTCGACGAGGTGTCCGAGCAGGTCGAGAGCCGGCTGGAGAGGGAGCAGGTCCGGCGCTGTATGCGGACGCTCTCCGAGCTCCAGCGGGAGTCGGTGACGCTGGCGTACTACCGCGGACTGACCTACCGCGAGGTCGGCGAGCTGCTGTCCGTACCACTGGGAACCGTCAAGACACGGCTGCGCGACGGGCTCATCCGGCTGCGTGACTGCCTGGGGGTGAACGCATGA
- a CDS encoding DUF1365 domain-containing protein — protein sequence MVNALYPCTITHVRTAPRRHALRHRTYLWLIDPDRPPRLPAVLRPLARFDARDHFGGTAPTVRAGLERFLRARGVDLAGGSVTMLTQARVLGHVFNPLTVYWCHRPDGTPLCVVAEVHNTYGERHSYLLRTDAAGRAVTGKDFYVSPFFPVDGDYRMRLPEPGPRLNLTVHLERAESRPFTATVRGARRPGTPAQLVRLFLRHPFSTAVVSAAIRLHGIRLLLRRLPVQPRPRHHTQEGMR from the coding sequence CTGGTGAACGCCCTCTACCCCTGCACCATCACCCACGTACGGACCGCGCCCCGCAGACACGCCCTGCGGCACCGCACCTATCTCTGGCTCATCGACCCGGACCGCCCGCCGCGGCTGCCCGCCGTGCTGCGTCCGCTGGCCCGCTTCGACGCCCGGGACCACTTCGGAGGCACCGCCCCCACCGTCCGGGCCGGGCTCGAACGGTTCCTCCGGGCCCGGGGCGTCGACCTCGCCGGCGGAAGCGTCACCATGCTCACCCAGGCCCGCGTCCTCGGCCACGTGTTCAATCCGCTGACCGTCTACTGGTGCCACCGTCCCGACGGCACCCCGCTCTGCGTCGTCGCGGAGGTGCACAACACCTACGGGGAGCGGCACAGCTACCTGCTGCGGACCGACGCGGCGGGGCGGGCGGTGACCGGCAAGGACTTCTACGTCTCGCCGTTCTTCCCCGTGGACGGCGACTACCGGATGCGGCTCCCGGAGCCCGGCCCCCGGCTGAACCTGACGGTCCACCTGGAGCGCGCGGAGTCACGCCCGTTCACCGCGACCGTACGCGGCGCCCGGCGTCCCGGCACCCCCGCCCAGCTGGTCCGGCTCTTCCTGCGCCACCCCTTCTCCACCGCGGTGGTCTCCGCCGCCATCCGGCTGCACGGCATCCGGCTCCTCCTGCGCCGGCTTCCCGTGCAGCCACGTCCCCGTCATCACACCCAGGAAGGCATGCGGTGA
- a CDS encoding cyclopropane-fatty-acyl-phospholipid synthase family protein: MNTTTDTPGRAAQRIAPVIERCLGGPPPVRIRMWDGSETGPRDAPTVHVRSRRALRRLLWQPGELGLAEAYITGDIDIDDDLADGLRALRRAPGANGPRLPRPRAADRLRAAGTALRLGAIGPRPPTPAARAGLRGALHSKARDRAAISHHYDLSNAFYSLLLDETMAYSCGYWASDAPGYGPADAQRDKLDLICRKLGLTAGARLLDIGCGWGSLTLHAAARHGVRVTAVTLAAEQAAYVRGQVEARGLEDLVEVHRCDYRDVTGLPDFRGGYDAVSTIEMGEHVGDAQYPAFTALLHSVLRPRGRALVQQMSRGSTAPGGGAFIEAYIAPDMHMRPLGETVALLEGAGLEVRDVESMREHYVLTVRAWHRTLEERWPEFVALVGEETARVWRLYLVGGALAFEERRMGVDQILSVRPDATGSAGPAATRHGWCARTGDAPGGPAEADRTATR; the protein is encoded by the coding sequence GTGAACACCACGACCGACACCCCGGGGCGCGCTGCGCAGCGGATCGCGCCCGTCATCGAGCGGTGCCTGGGCGGCCCCCCGCCGGTCAGGATCAGGATGTGGGACGGCAGCGAGACCGGACCCCGGGACGCGCCCACGGTCCACGTGCGCTCGCGCAGGGCGCTGCGCCGGCTCCTGTGGCAGCCGGGCGAACTCGGTCTCGCCGAGGCCTACATCACCGGTGACATCGACATCGACGACGACCTGGCGGACGGGCTGCGCGCGCTGCGCCGCGCGCCGGGGGCGAACGGCCCGCGGCTGCCACGGCCCCGTGCCGCGGACCGTCTCCGGGCGGCCGGCACCGCCCTGCGGCTCGGTGCGATCGGGCCCCGCCCGCCGACACCCGCGGCCCGCGCGGGGCTCCGGGGCGCGCTGCACAGCAAGGCCCGCGACCGGGCCGCCATCAGCCACCACTACGACCTCTCCAACGCCTTCTACTCCCTGCTGCTCGACGAGACCATGGCCTACTCGTGCGGCTACTGGGCCAGTGACGCCCCCGGTTACGGGCCGGCCGACGCCCAGCGGGACAAGCTGGACCTGATCTGCCGCAAGCTCGGGCTGACGGCCGGCGCCCGGCTGCTCGACATCGGCTGCGGCTGGGGATCCCTGACGCTCCACGCGGCGGCGCGGCACGGAGTCCGGGTCACCGCCGTCACTCTCGCCGCCGAGCAGGCGGCGTACGTACGCGGGCAGGTGGAGGCGCGCGGCCTGGAGGACCTCGTCGAGGTGCACCGCTGCGACTACCGGGACGTCACCGGCCTGCCGGACTTCCGGGGCGGGTACGACGCCGTGTCCACCATCGAGATGGGGGAGCACGTCGGCGACGCCCAGTACCCGGCCTTCACCGCCCTGCTGCACTCCGTGCTCAGGCCCCGGGGACGCGCCCTGGTCCAGCAGATGTCCCGCGGCTCGACCGCTCCCGGCGGCGGGGCGTTCATCGAGGCGTACATCGCACCCGACATGCACATGCGCCCGCTCGGCGAGACCGTCGCCCTGCTGGAGGGCGCCGGACTCGAGGTCCGGGACGTCGAGTCGATGCGTGAGCACTACGTCCTCACCGTCCGGGCCTGGCACCGCACGCTGGAGGAGCGCTGGCCCGAGTTCGTGGCGCTGGTGGGTGAGGAGACCGCCCGGGTGTGGCGCCTCTATCTGGTGGGCGGTGCCCTCGCCTTCGAAGAACGGCGCATGGGCGTCGACCAGATCCTCTCGGTGCGTCCCGACGCGACCGGATCGGCGGGCCCGGCGGCAACCCGGCACGGCTGGTGCGCGAGGACCGGCGACGCTCCCGGCGGACCGGCGGAAGCGGACCGGACGGCCACCCGGTGA
- a CDS encoding FAD-dependent oxidoreductase: MAGERRRTAVVGGGVAGLTAAHVLGRAHDVTLLEADERVGGHAHTHDLSSSDGRTHRVDSGFIVHNRRTYPNLLRLFDELGVATQESEMSMSVRCEGCGLEYAGARGATGLFARPGSLLRGPYLRMLTEVPRFHRAARALLAMPEGTGTMTLGEFAARGRFSAYFRAHFLTPMVSAVWSCDPVTAMRYPARHLFRFLEHHGMLRIGDSPVWRTVTGGSREYVDRIAEQVRSVRTSTPVRTVRRLGRGVEIVTEDGTTEEYDAVVVATHPDQALRLLADPTDEERRTLGAFRYSRNPTLLHTDTALLPRSRGAAASWNYLMPSCAADADRVTVSYDMNRLQRLDAPERFVVTLNGAERVDPDLVRGRMVYEHPVFTPESVAAQGRLPGLSGPVTAFAGAYHGWGFHEDGCRSGVRAAEALGVTW, from the coding sequence ATGGCAGGGGAGCGGCGGCGTACAGCCGTAGTGGGCGGCGGGGTGGCGGGGCTGACCGCCGCGCACGTCCTGGGGAGGGCGCACGACGTGACACTCCTGGAGGCGGACGAACGCGTCGGCGGGCACGCGCACACCCATGACCTCAGCTCGTCGGACGGCCGGACACACCGCGTCGACTCGGGGTTCATCGTGCATAACCGGCGGACCTACCCGAACCTCCTGCGGCTCTTCGACGAACTCGGAGTGGCCACGCAGGAGTCGGAGATGAGCATGTCCGTACGGTGCGAGGGGTGCGGGCTGGAGTACGCGGGCGCACGCGGCGCCACCGGCCTGTTCGCCCGGCCCGGGTCCCTACTCCGCGGCCCGTACCTGCGGATGCTGACCGAGGTGCCCCGCTTCCACCGGGCCGCCAGGGCGTTGCTCGCCATGCCCGAAGGCACGGGGACCATGACACTGGGCGAGTTCGCGGCGCGCGGCCGGTTCTCCGCCTACTTCCGCGCGCACTTCCTGACGCCGATGGTCTCAGCCGTGTGGTCCTGCGACCCGGTGACCGCGATGCGCTACCCGGCCCGCCACCTCTTCAGGTTCCTGGAACACCACGGGATGCTCAGGATCGGCGACTCCCCGGTCTGGCGGACCGTCACCGGCGGATCGCGCGAGTACGTCGACCGCATCGCCGAGCAGGTGCGCTCCGTGCGCACGTCCACGCCGGTCCGCACGGTGCGGCGGCTCGGCCGAGGCGTGGAGATCGTCACCGAGGACGGGACCACCGAGGAGTACGACGCGGTCGTCGTCGCCACCCACCCCGACCAGGCGCTCCGGCTGCTCGCCGACCCCACCGACGAGGAGCGGCGCACCCTCGGGGCCTTCCGCTACTCCCGCAACCCCACACTGCTGCACACCGACACCGCACTGCTCCCGCGCAGCCGGGGGGCCGCCGCGTCCTGGAACTACCTGATGCCCTCCTGCGCCGCCGACGCCGACCGGGTCACCGTCAGCTACGACATGAACCGGCTCCAGCGGCTGGACGCGCCAGAGCGGTTCGTCGTCACCCTGAACGGCGCCGAACGGGTCGACCCGGACCTCGTCCGGGGCCGCATGGTCTACGAACACCCCGTCTTCACCCCGGAGTCGGTCGCCGCGCAGGGGCGACTGCCGGGCCTGTCCGGGCCGGTCACCGCCTTCGCGGGGGCCTACCACGGCTGGGGATTCCACGAGGACGGCTGCCGGTCGGGTGTGCGGGCCGCCGAGGCGCTGGGCGTGACCTGGTGA
- a CDS encoding anti-sigma factor, which produces MSTAELHTLTGAYALHALPDEERVAFERHLGACEACAQEVRELSATAARLGLAVSATPPPGLRDRVLRDITTVRQEPPPRGRSAGSGVSPGRARRWSVYALAACVAAAAAFGGVAVWQNQVARDARQEAARAEQHNEQVARVLTAPDARTSAADLGDGARGTVVVSRSVNRAVFLASDMARPPGGKVYQLWFDEGGTMRAAGLMNPSATDDAVLLDGPVDRASGMGITVEPAGGSEQPTSAPVALMEFRDA; this is translated from the coding sequence ATGAGCACGGCCGAGCTGCACACACTGACCGGGGCCTATGCCCTGCACGCGCTGCCGGACGAGGAGCGCGTCGCGTTCGAACGGCATCTGGGTGCCTGCGAGGCGTGCGCCCAGGAGGTAAGGGAGCTCTCCGCCACCGCCGCCCGGCTCGGGCTCGCCGTGTCCGCCACCCCGCCCCCGGGGCTCCGGGACCGGGTGCTGCGCGACATCACGACCGTACGGCAGGAGCCTCCGCCCCGGGGCCGGAGTGCCGGCTCCGGGGTCTCCCCCGGCCGGGCCCGCCGCTGGTCGGTGTACGCGCTCGCCGCCTGTGTGGCCGCCGCTGCCGCCTTCGGCGGGGTCGCCGTGTGGCAGAACCAGGTCGCGCGGGACGCCCGGCAGGAGGCCGCCCGGGCCGAACAGCACAACGAGCAGGTGGCGCGGGTGCTGACCGCACCGGACGCCAGGACCAGCGCCGCGGATCTCGGGGACGGCGCCCGGGGCACGGTGGTCGTCTCGCGGAGTGTGAACCGGGCGGTGTTCCTCGCGTCGGACATGGCACGGCCGCCCGGCGGCAAGGTGTACCAGCTGTGGTTCGACGAAGGCGGCACCATGCGTGCCGCCGGCCTGATGAACCCGTCCGCCACCGATGACGCCGTTCTGCTGGACGGCCCGGTGGACCGCGCGTCCGGCATGGGCATCACCGTCGAACCGGCGGGCGGATCCGAACAGCCGACCTCGGCCCCCGTGGCCCTGATGGAGTTCCGGGACGCCTGA
- a CDS encoding ABA4-like family protein, with amino-acid sequence MTGALFEITFMAAAPFWLLMIFAPNWRPTARVASSPLTVLPVLTLWAVMAAPVFPELWAAVSSPDIDTFRDLTSLANGAGAVWAQIIAWDLLLGQWMFLESRRLGMSPLVTGPLLVLTILLSPIGLVVLLVVRAARRTRSRPAGRAYEKVGGPADS; translated from the coding sequence ATGACCGGTGCACTCTTCGAGATCACGTTCATGGCGGCCGCCCCGTTCTGGCTGCTCATGATCTTCGCGCCGAACTGGCGCCCCACCGCGCGCGTGGCGTCCTCGCCGCTGACCGTCCTGCCTGTGCTGACCCTCTGGGCGGTGATGGCCGCACCGGTGTTCCCGGAGCTGTGGGCCGCGGTGAGCAGCCCGGACATCGACACGTTCCGCGACCTGACGTCGCTGGCGAACGGCGCCGGGGCCGTCTGGGCGCAGATCATCGCCTGGGATCTGCTGCTGGGGCAGTGGATGTTCCTGGAGTCGCGCAGGCTGGGGATGTCCCCGCTGGTGACGGGTCCGCTCCTGGTGCTGACGATCCTGCTCTCACCGATCGGGCTGGTGGTCCTCCTCGTCGTCCGCGCTGCCAGGAGGACCCGGTCGCGGCCGGCCGGGCGTGCGTACGAGAAGGTGGGCGGACCGGCCGATTCCTGA
- a CDS encoding MerR family transcriptional regulator encodes MRIGELSRRSGVPVPTIKYYVREGLLPAGVLTSPNQARYDDGHERRLRLIRALLDVGGLSLSAIAEVLEAVDDPGQPVHKVLGAAAGRITPEGSEESEGSGEEGPESAEAREAVAALLARRGWLVGADSPAGRSLAGVLAALRRAGHGGFVELLDVYADAAEPVAHADLDYVRRRVAREDLVESVVVGTVLGEAMFGALRRLAHVDASARAYQGGAEREAGG; translated from the coding sequence GTGCGCATCGGCGAATTGAGTCGCAGGTCCGGGGTCCCGGTGCCGACGATCAAGTACTACGTACGCGAGGGGCTGCTGCCCGCCGGTGTTCTGACCAGCCCCAACCAGGCGCGCTACGACGACGGGCACGAGCGCAGGCTGCGGCTGATCCGGGCACTCCTGGACGTCGGAGGGCTGTCGCTGTCCGCCATCGCGGAGGTCCTGGAGGCGGTCGACGATCCGGGGCAGCCGGTGCACAAGGTGCTCGGTGCGGCGGCCGGACGCATCACGCCCGAGGGGTCCGAGGAGTCCGAGGGCTCCGGGGAGGAGGGGCCCGAATCGGCCGAGGCCCGCGAGGCGGTCGCCGCGCTGCTGGCGCGGCGCGGCTGGCTCGTGGGCGCGGACAGCCCGGCGGGACGGTCACTGGCGGGTGTGCTGGCGGCCCTGCGCCGGGCGGGGCACGGAGGATTCGTCGAACTGCTCGACGTCTACGCGGACGCGGCTGAGCCCGTCGCGCACGCGGACCTCGACTACGTCCGACGGCGCGTGGCACGCGAGGACCTGGTGGAGAGCGTGGTGGTCGGCACGGTTCTCGGCGAGGCCATGTTCGGGGCGCTCAGGCGGCTCGCCCACGTGGACGCCTCCGCCCGGGCCTACCAGGGTGGAGCGGAACGGGAGGCCGGGGGATGA
- a CDS encoding DUF1295 domain-containing protein has product MSGFGWAEFARGLPVAAGAALAVMLVTFLIALRKGVHRIVDVAWGLGFAAVALVPYAMPSGDGDGGRRALAAVLTVVWGLRLAVHIGRRGRGHGEDPRYEAMLAKAPGNPDLYALRTVYLLQGALVWLISLPVQAAGHLTGPLDAWSWAGTALWALGLGFEAVGDAQLARFKADPANKGRIMDRGLWSWTRHPNYFGDFCVWWGLFLIVCSNPAVAAATLVSPVVMSLLLTRGSGKALLERHMAGRPGFAEYRARTSGFFPRPPRRP; this is encoded by the coding sequence GTGAGCGGGTTCGGATGGGCGGAGTTCGCCCGGGGCCTGCCGGTGGCGGCGGGCGCCGCCCTCGCCGTCATGCTCGTGACGTTCCTGATCGCCCTGCGCAAGGGCGTGCACCGGATCGTCGACGTGGCATGGGGACTCGGGTTCGCCGCCGTCGCCCTCGTCCCGTACGCGATGCCCTCCGGTGACGGCGACGGGGGGCGCCGCGCCCTGGCGGCCGTGCTCACCGTCGTCTGGGGTCTGCGGCTGGCCGTCCACATCGGCCGGCGCGGCCGGGGCCACGGCGAGGACCCGCGCTACGAGGCCATGCTCGCCAAGGCGCCGGGCAACCCCGATCTGTACGCCCTGCGCACGGTGTACCTCCTCCAGGGCGCCCTCGTCTGGCTGATCTCCCTGCCGGTACAGGCGGCCGGCCACCTCACGGGACCGCTCGACGCGTGGTCGTGGGCAGGCACCGCGCTGTGGGCGCTGGGGCTCGGCTTCGAAGCGGTGGGGGACGCCCAACTGGCGCGCTTCAAGGCCGATCCCGCCAACAAGGGGCGGATCATGGACCGGGGCCTGTGGTCCTGGACCCGCCACCCCAACTACTTCGGGGACTTCTGCGTCTGGTGGGGTCTGTTCCTCATCGTCTGCTCGAACCCGGCGGTCGCCGCGGCGACCCTCGTCTCGCCCGTCGTCATGAGCCTCCTGCTGACCAGAGGCAGCGGAAAGGCGCTCCTGGAGCGGCACATGGCCGGACGCCCGGGGTTCGCGGAGTACCGGGCCCGCACCAGCGGCTTCTTCCCGCGCCCGCCCCGCCGGCCCTGA